In Chloroflexota bacterium, the DNA window GACGGCCGTCGCGCAGCGACGGCGTGAGTGTAGGCGGGGGTTTCAACCCCCGACCGCCCGTTCCATGATGCTTCGGGGACACCAATGAACATGCAATCGCCCTGAGTCACGAACCGGAGCGATTGCATGTTGATGTCGTCGTGCCGCCGCGTCGGGGCTTGAAAGCCCCGCCTACCATCCTGCAGTCGCTGCGCGACGCTGTAGTCTCACCAGTGCCGGCCGTTCCCGGCGGCCGTCGCGCAGCGACTGAATGCGTGTAGGCGGGGACTTCAGTCCCCGACCGCCCGTTCCATGATGCTTCGGGGACACCAATGAACATGCAAGCGCCCTGCCGTGCGTCGATTTGGGGGACCGTCTTGGGGTTTCTCTGTCATCCTGAACGGACTGAGCTTGGGGTATCTCTGTCATCCTGAACGGACCGAGCTTGCGAGGGAAGTGAAGGATCTCACCCGCTGACGCGAGCATTGACGGTCAGCGGGTGAGATCCTTCGCTGCGCTCAGGATGACATTGCGTGTTGCACATATGCTGCCAGCGTTGATGGACGCGCTGTGCAGTGTTATCGGGCGCCTCATGAAGATTGACGACTATGGCCTTCATGCGCTGACCGGGGCTTCGCCGGTCGCCCATCGACGAATCTGGTATCACCACCGGCGTGTGAGCGCGCGGTCTCGGCCCGCCGGCCGCTCACGCGGATTTCGTGTGGAGTGGACAGTCCGTATGAGCCTCGAGACGGTTGCCGACGCCCGTCGGATGATCGAGCTATCCCGCGCCGAGTACGACGGCCTGGTCGCCTACCTGGAGGCGTTGCCGCCGGAGGGCTGGACCGAGCAGTCCGCCGCTGCCGACTGGCAGGTCTATCAGGTGGTCAGCCACATCGGCTCGCAGCCGGCCATTCACGGCGGCATGATCCGGGCCGGGCTGCTCGGCGAGCCGCCGATGACCGATGCCGACCGCCGCGCCATCTGGGACCGCTTCGACGCGATGACGCCCGAGGAGGTCTACCCAGCCTTCCGCGCCAACAATGAGGCGTTCATTGCCATGGCCGACGCCCTCACCGAGGAGCAGCTTGGCGCGTCGATGCCCTGGCTGGGCGGCCCGGCCCCGCTGGCAACCGTGCTGGCCGGCCGCCTCAACGAGCAGGCGCTGCACGCCTGGGACATCAGGCAAGCCCACGACTCGTCCGTGAAGCTGACGGCCGCCGCCGTTCCGGACCTGCTGGAACTGAACCTGACGCCTGGCCGCCTGGGCGGCCTTGTCAAGCCGGACCAGGCCCCGGCCCTGGTCGGCAAGGCGATCCAGTTCCTGCTGACCGATCCCACCGGCGCGCTGGTCCTGACTATCGGCGAGACCCGCGTAGCGGCCACCGATGGACAGACAGCCGCGCCCAACCTGACCGTGACCCTCCCCACCGAGGCGATGGTCCGCCTGCTGTGGGGCCGCTGCAACGTGGCGGCCGGCATCTCGTCAGGTGAGCTGACCATCAGCGAGCCGTCGCTGGCGGCTGCGCTCCAGGCGCTGCTGCCCGGCCGCTGACCGGCATAGCCGCCTCATCCCTGGCCGGATGCGGTGTCGCCACCCACGGTGTCGCTACCCACTACGCCCGGGGCTGCGAGGTGACCAGCTCGGACTCTGGCTCCGGCTCGGGGGGCGCGCGGCGGGCAGCGGCAAGCTCGGCCTCCGCACGCTCTCGCGCAGCCCGGGCCTCGGTGCGCTTGCGCTCGGTGGCGGCGTCGGGGATCAGGAAGATCAGCGGCAGCGCCAGCAGCATGATCGCGCCCAGCGCGATGAACATCCACTGCATCCCCAGCGCCTTGTTCTCGTTCAGGGCCAGCCACAGCACGATGATCGCCGTGCCCAGCACGCCGCCCGTGTTGTGAAACAGCCCACGGATGCCAGACAGCACCGCCGCCCGCTGCGGCAGCATGTCCAGGTTGGCGTTGTTCGAGGCCGGGATCAGCATGCCCATCCCCAGCCCTGACAACGCCATGATCCCCAGGAGCGGCAACAGCGGATCGATCTGGACACTGCCCGCGCGCACGGTCTGCCAGTCCACGCCCAGCAGCGTCAGCGCTGACGTGACGCAGAGCATGCCAGCCAGCATCGGCATGCGATACCCTAGGCGCGGCAGCGTGAAGCTGACCGTCGTCGAGACGGCGATCATCACCAGCGAGCGCGGCGTCAGGATCGCGCCGCTCTCCAGCGGCCCCATCCCGTACTGGACCGTCGCATAGTAGGGGATGAACGAGAAGAAGCCCGTGAAGCAGGCGCCCGTCAGCACGTTGAAGACGTTCGCCACCATGAACGGATGCCGGTTGACCAGGCTCAGGTCGAGGATCGGCTCGGGGGCGCGCTGCTCCTGCTTGACGAACAGGAATGTCAGCACCAGACTGCCCGCCAGCAGCAGCCAGAAGATCGGCGACGAGATGAAGCTCGGGTTGTTGCCGAGGATGGTCAGCGCCACCAGCACGGCGACGATCGCCAGCGAGAACAGCGCGATGCCCAGCACGTCGATCTTCCGGCTCACGGATGGCGAGGTTGCCGGCGGCGCGAGGGCCTGCCGCAGCAGCAGCAGCGCCACGCAGATGCCGATGGGCACGGTGATCAGGAACGTCAGCCGCCAGCCGAAGTGCTCGATGACGAACCCGCCGACGTTCGGCCCGAGGATGCCGCCAATCGGGTAGATCGAGGCGAACAGCCCGATCATCCGGCTGCGGGTGCGCGGGAACAGGTGCGCCACGATGCCCGTGGCCGACGGGAAGAAGCCGCCCGCGCCGACCGCCTGGAGGATGCGGCAGCCGATCAGCACGTAGATGTTCGGGGCCACCGAGCAGAGCGCCGAGCCGGTCGTGAACAGCATGACGGACCCGACGAACACGCGCATCTGCCCGAACTGCTCCGCCAGCTTGCCGGCCAGTGGCAGCATGATCGTCTGGGCCAGCATGTACGCCGTGAACGTCCAGGCCGCCCACACCAGCGTGGTGTCCAGGTCGCGCACGAGGGTCGGCAGGGCGACGGCCACGATGGTGCTGTCGATAGCGGACATCAGCACCGTGAAGGCGGCCATGCCGAAGAACGGCCATGGACGGGCCATCTGCTGGCTCAGCGCTGTGAAACCGGAGAGGGGGTTCAGAGAGGTGCTCCCGCTCGGCGGCGCATGTTCGGGCTGAGGCCGTCGCCGCGCAGCACAGGATGCCACACGGGGGCATCTCAAAGACGCCCGTCCGCCAGCCGCCCGACCGGCTACCGCCCGATAGCTTCTCGCAGGATCGCCACCGTCCGCAGGATGTTCTTGCGGACGTCGTAGCGCGTCTCGGTGTCGTGGCGGGCGGCCCGGCCCATCCGCTGCCGCAGACCGGCATCGCCGACCAGCGTGTCCAGCCGCTCGGCCAGGGCCGGGCCGTCGCCAGGGCGGATCAGGAAGCCCGTCTCGCCGTCGCGGATCACGTCGCCGGTCCCGCCGATCTCGCTCAGGATGACGGGCAGCCCGGCCGCCATCGCCTCCATCGAGGCCAGCGAGTAGCAGTCGCCGCGCGTCGGCAGCGCGAAGACGCTGGCCTGCGCGTACAGCCGCCGCAGCGCCGGCGAGTTCGGCGTCAGCCCGTGGTGGACGTGAACCCGCGAGCTGTGGGTGCTGACGGCGTCCCGCGTGACGATGTGCAGCTCCCAGTCGTCCAGGCCGGTCCGCTCGGCCCACTCCAGCAGCAAGTCGCCGCCCTTGCGGAGGAAGTCTCCGCCCACGAAGAGCACCCGGACCGGCTCGCCAGCCTCCTCGGCCGATGGGCGCTCGGGGAACGTCCAGCGGTCCAGGTCGATGCCCGGCGGCATCACCTGGATGCGGGCCGGATCGACGCCGTAGCCGTCCACCAGGCTGGCCGCCGCCCAGCGGGACCAGGGGAAGAGGACCGCCGCCTCGCGGTACTGGTGCAGCCTGGCCCGCCACTTCAGCGACTCCGCGAACGGCAGGCGGCTCGGGCGGCGTCCATACAGCTCCCCGAAGCTCCAGAGCTGCTCGGGCGTCGAGTCGATGGTGATGGCGTAGGGCTGCCGCCGCAGCCAGCGCTCGTTGCCGTAGAAGACGGCCGGGATCGCCACGAACAGGGCATCCAGCTCGGCGCGGCCCAGCCCCTCGCGCAGCTCCAGTTGGGCGCGGATGCGGCTCTTGAGGGCGGCCGGCAGCAGCGGAAGCCGCTCCACGAGGCCGCCCTCACGCTCCCAGTCGATGACCGCCCAGGTCGGATCGACGCCGGCCTCAGGGGGCAGGCAATCCCGCCAGTTCAGGTACTGGGTCCGCAGCCCGACCTCGGTGGACATCACGAAGCCCACGCGCAGGGGCGGCTCGGACAGCCTCACGGGACGCTCCTCCTGGGCGGCGGGCTCGTCGTCGTCGGGCGGCGTGGCGGCCATCGTCGCTGTCAGGCTCATGCGCGCCGCACCAGCGCCGAAGCCAGCGCCGGCGTTCTGACCGCCGCCCAGACCGCCCCAGGGCCGCCCAGCTCGTCGCTGGCGCCCTGCCAGTACTGGAGGTTGAAGATACCGCTCAGCGCGAAGGAGGCCACCTTCTCCGCGCCGAACTTGTCCGCCAGGATAGCCACCGCGGCCAGGGCAGCCGTCACCGGCTGACGCCACGGCTTGCCCACCGAGCCACGCGTGAGCCGCCGGCTCCAGATGTTCCGCCGCTCGAACTCGTGGCACGCCAGTTCAAACGTGTTGATACCCTTCTCGCGGCCCATCACCACATCGTAGCGGCCATACTGATACGGCGTCGCAGCCCAGGTGCGGAGCGTCCGCGAGGCGTAGTGGAGCACGTCGGCGCGCGGCTCGAAGTGGAAGCGCCCGCCGAGCGCCCACATCCTGAACGCCAGCTCCACGTCCTCGGCCCGCTTGAAGCGGTCGTCGAAGCCGCCAGCCGCCAGCAGCAGCCGACGCGGCACGGAGGCGTTGCCGGTGTAGAACTGGCGGGGCGTGCACGGGTACTCTCCACGGGCCATCGCGTCGTACTGCTTGAGCAGCTGCCGCTCCTCCCAGCGCACCCACACTGAGCGCGGCCAGTCCGTCGGCGGCGACATCGGCCCGACGACGATCAGGTCGTCGGAAGCGCCCTGGGCCTGGGCGGCGGCGTGGGCGGCCAGCAGCTCCGCCACCGGGACTACGTCGTCGTCGAGGAAGACCACGGTCGGAGCTTCGGCCTGCTGCACCCCGAGGTTGCGGGCGGCGGCCGGACCAGCGTTCGCCTGGGTCAGCCCGTGCAGCCGGTAGGGCGTCTCGATCCGTCCGAGCAGCTCCTCGGTACCGTCCTGCGAGCCGTCGTTGACCACCACGACCTCAAAGCGGTCCTTGGGGTAGGTTTGCTCGGCCAGCGCCCGCAGCAGCCGCTCCAGGCCCGCGCACCGGTTGTACGTCGGGATCACCACACTCAGGGCGAGCGCGTCAGAACTCACGAATCACCATCACGTGGGCGCCAACCAGGCAATCGTTGCCGATGCGGATGAGTTTCCCCGCCGCCGTCGAGACCAGCCGCACGCGGTCACCCAGGACGAGGACGGCTTCATTGACAACGCACAGCCACCCGCGCCGGGCGACGTCACGTGACAGGTTAGCATTCGACAGACGTCCGCCGCGTCGTAGCAGCCGCCGCGGCCTCGCGGGCCGCCGCCCGCGCCGCCACTCGCTCGGCCTCGGCCTCCTGGTACGCCCGCGACCACGGCCGGGGCGCTGGCTCCTCGGTGGGCGCCTGCGCGGCCACGGGAGCCGGCCCGTACGCGCCGTGCTCGGCGATGTCGATGGCCTTGAGCGCCGAGAGCGCCCCCAACACTACGCCCAGGAAGACCGTCACCCGGCCGTTGGTCAGGCCCAGATCGACATAACAGAAGATCAGCGTTGTGACGATGCTGGCGATGGCCAGGTAGGCGAACGACACGAGCGTACGGTCGCGCAGGGTCAACGCGCGGCTCCCAGCGATGGCCAGCGCGCCGAACATCAGCATCCAGAACACGGCGAAGCCCGGACCGCCCACCTTCAGCCAGACCCAGAGGATGTTGTGGTGGGGCTGGAACTTCCAGAACGGCCACCACGAGAGGTCGGGCAGGGGGACGACGAACAGGAACTCGCGCCCGAAGCCGACCCCGAGGAACGGGTCCGAGCGAATCGTCTCGCGGACGTTGATCTCCTCAAGGTCGCGGTACTGGTTCGAGGACGCGTCGCGCTCGTCCGGGGCGTACAGCGAGCGGACGGCGCGGGCCGGCTGCCCCAGGAAGCCGGTGTTGTTCCAGAACACTGGCAGGTAGATCGCCCCGGCCACGACGCTCGGGAGCAGGATCAGCAGGACGGCCTTGCGGTGCCGCACCAGCCAGGGCAGCGTCATCAACAGGAACGCCAGCGCCAGGGCGATATACCCCGCCCGCCGCTGGGTGGCGAACAGCGTGAACAGTCCGATGGGGCCGAGCATGATCCCCAGCAGGCGCATCCAGAGCGTGCCGCCCACCACCAGCTGCAGGATCGCCTGGAGCACCAGCACCCCGAGGAAGATCACCACCTCGTGCGCGAACAGGAACTCCTGCGGGATGTCCAGCAGGCCGGTCCTGATCAGGATCAGGTAGCGGTAGGCGCCCTCCAGGGCGAAGAGGCCGTTCGCCACCAGAAAGACGCCCAGCAGGAGCGCCACGTGCCGGCGCGTGCGGATCAGGTTGGCGGCCAGCATGTAGGTGGCGCCGACGTACAGCAGCGAGCGGGCCTCCCAGAAGGCGACGTAGAGGTCGCCGCCGCCACCGGCGCCGCGCAGCAGCCCGAGCAGCACCGCCAGGAAGAACGCCGCGACTGGCCAGCCCAGGTCGCCGCCCCGGTAGTCGAGCGTGTGGTTGACCAGCCCCTTGACCAGCCAGACCACGAACGTCAGGATCAGCAACAGCTCGAGCGGGCTGGCGATGAACCCGGAGATGCCGAGCGAGCTTTGCAGGCCGTAGTTGATGTACCGGCCCGGCTCCATCAGGACGTCCGGGCTGCCCATCTCGAACAGCAGCACCAGGGTGATGGCGGTGAACAGCCCCAGGCGCGGCTTCCAGATGACCGCCGCCACGAACACCAGCCCGAGCGGCAGCGCGACCGCCGCCACGCCGATGCGGAGCAGCGCCTGCCCCAGGGCGAGCGCCCCGAGGATCGCCACCAGCGACAGGACGATCAGGCGGCGGCGCGCCAGGCTCTCGTAGAAGCCGACGGTCAGGCCACGCGGCGGGAGCAGCGCCCGGGCGTAGGTGCGCCGCGCGCGCGGATCAGCGGCGAGAACGGCCATCTACCGGCCTACATCAAGCTGTCGGCGAAGACGAAGTACAACGCCGTGACGGCCACTGCCAGCACGAGCACCAGGAACTTTAACACTCCCTCGTGCTTGCGGAAGAGCATCCCCAGCAGGATGGCCACCGCCATTGCCGCCAGCATCAAGGACATGCCAGCACCTGTACCTCGCCGTCGTCCGGCTCAGAGCCCGAAGATCCGCCGGATCCAGCCCGGCACCGCCGATTGCGCGCCGTTGAGCACCACGCCACGCAGCCGTTCGCTGTCTACCATCTCCAGCGCGCGGTTCACGATGGGCGACGGCGTCACGCCCGAGCGGACCACCAGAACGACGCCGTCTGCCTGATCCGTGACCAGGGCGGCGTCGCTGGTGACCAGCAGGGCCGGAGCGTCCAGGATCACCAGGTCGTGGTTGCGGCGGGTCGCGGCCAGCACGCCGGCGAACCGCGACGAGCGCAGCAGCCGTGAGGGGTTTGGCGTCGGCTCGCCGGCCGGCAGCAGGCGCAAGTTTGGCAGGAACGTCTCGCGGTAGCCCAGCCCGACCGGGTAGATGCCTTCCAGCGCTTCGGAGAGGCCCGGCTGCGGCTCGACCTCGAAGTCGGTGGCGAGCACGGGCGCGCGCAGGTCCGCCTCGACCAGCAGCACGCGGCGCTCCGGGAAGTCCTGGGCCACCATGACCGCCAGCCCGAGCGCTACCGTCGTCTTGCCCTCGCCGGCGATGGCGCTGGTGACGGCGATGATGCCCGGAGCGGTCAGGCCGGCCCGGGTGTAGATGCCTCGGAACAGCTCCTCGGCCTCGGGGAAGATCGGCTTACGCGGCGCGCCAGATCCTGACGCGCCCCCGCTGCCGGGCTGGACCAAACCCCCGTCGGTCATGGTGTCATCCATGGTCAACGCCATGTCTCTCTTCCCCGTCAGCTCGCTTTGCGCGGCGCCGGCAGCGCGGCAATCGCCGTGCCCGCCACGAACGCAACCGCCCGTCGTGTGGTCTCTGGCCCGGCCTGCCGTGGCAGCCGCCGCAGGCCCATGCGCGGCACCACCCCGATGACGCGGCCCGTCGAGCGGAGATCGGCCGTCGAGCGCACCGAGCGGTCAGACGCTGCCAGCGCCACCAGCAGCAGCGCGCTCACCAGCACCCCGATGGCCACCGCGGCAATCGGGAAGATCAGCAGGCGGCGGCGCTCCCGTTGCGAGCGCGTCGGGTACACCGGTGGATCGATCACCTGGAGGGTGGAATCGGTCCCCTCGACGCTGGCCGTCGCGTCGAACTTGGCCTCGGCCATCAGCCCGCGAATCCGCTCGACTTCCTTCTCGTCCTGCTCCAGCCGCTTGAGGATCTCCGCAAGCTGTGGGTCGGTGGCGGCGGTGGGGAGCGTCGAGCGAGTGCCGGTGTTGCGGTCCTCGGTGACGGCGCGCGGATTGGCGATGGCGTAGCGGCGCGTCGCCTCACGGCTGGTGGTCAGGCGCTCCTCGGCGTCGCGCAGCTGCTGCTCGTAGAAGGAGATGGCCTGTGCGGCGGCTGTCACCCGCTCGTTCTGGTTGCGGTCCCGGAACGTCACGACGGTGGCGTTGACGATCTCCATCGAGAGATCGGGATCCTCGGCGCGGACCC includes these proteins:
- a CDS encoding maleylpyruvate isomerase family mycothiol-dependent enzyme, which gives rise to MSLETVADARRMIELSRAEYDGLVAYLEALPPEGWTEQSAAADWQVYQVVSHIGSQPAIHGGMIRAGLLGEPPMTDADRRAIWDRFDAMTPEEVYPAFRANNEAFIAMADALTEEQLGASMPWLGGPAPLATVLAGRLNEQALHAWDIRQAHDSSVKLTAAAVPDLLELNLTPGRLGGLVKPDQAPALVGKAIQFLLTDPTGALVLTIGETRVAATDGQTAAPNLTVTLPTEAMVRLLWGRCNVAAGISSGELTISEPSLAAALQALLPGR
- a CDS encoding MFS transporter yields the protein MARPWPFFGMAAFTVLMSAIDSTIVAVALPTLVRDLDTTLVWAAWTFTAYMLAQTIMLPLAGKLAEQFGQMRVFVGSVMLFTTGSALCSVAPNIYVLIGCRILQAVGAGGFFPSATGIVAHLFPRTRSRMIGLFASIYPIGGILGPNVGGFVIEHFGWRLTFLITVPIGICVALLLLRQALAPPATSPSVSRKIDVLGIALFSLAIVAVLVALTILGNNPSFISSPIFWLLLAGSLVLTFLFVKQEQRAPEPILDLSLVNRHPFMVANVFNVLTGACFTGFFSFIPYYATVQYGMGPLESGAILTPRSLVMIAVSTTVSFTLPRLGYRMPMLAGMLCVTSALTLLGVDWQTVRAGSVQIDPLLPLLGIMALSGLGMGMLIPASNNANLDMLPQRAAVLSGIRGLFHNTGGVLGTAIIVLWLALNENKALGMQWMFIALGAIMLLALPLIFLIPDAATERKRTEARAARERAEAELAAARRAPPEPEPESELVTSQPRA
- a CDS encoding glycosyltransferase family 4 protein, translating into MSLTATMAATPPDDDEPAAQEERPVRLSEPPLRVGFVMSTEVGLRTQYLNWRDCLPPEAGVDPTWAVIDWEREGGLVERLPLLPAALKSRIRAQLELREGLGRAELDALFVAIPAVFYGNERWLRRQPYAITIDSTPEQLWSFGELYGRRPSRLPFAESLKWRARLHQYREAAVLFPWSRWAAASLVDGYGVDPARIQVMPPGIDLDRWTFPERPSAEEAGEPVRVLFVGGDFLRKGGDLLLEWAERTGLDDWELHIVTRDAVSTHSSRVHVHHGLTPNSPALRRLYAQASVFALPTRGDCYSLASMEAMAAGLPVILSEIGGTGDVIRDGETGFLIRPGDGPALAERLDTLVGDAGLRQRMGRAARHDTETRYDVRKNILRTVAILREAIGR
- a CDS encoding glycosyltransferase family 2 protein; this translates as MSSDALALSVVIPTYNRCAGLERLLRALAEQTYPKDRFEVVVVNDGSQDGTEELLGRIETPYRLHGLTQANAGPAAARNLGVQQAEAPTVVFLDDDVVPVAELLAAHAAAQAQGASDDLIVVGPMSPPTDWPRSVWVRWEERQLLKQYDAMARGEYPCTPRQFYTGNASVPRRLLLAAGGFDDRFKRAEDVELAFRMWALGGRFHFEPRADVLHYASRTLRTWAATPYQYGRYDVVMGREKGINTFELACHEFERRNIWSRRLTRGSVGKPWRQPVTAALAAVAILADKFGAEKVASFALSGIFNLQYWQGASDELGGPGAVWAAVRTPALASALVRRA
- a CDS encoding O-antigen ligase family protein, which produces MAVLAADPRARRTYARALLPPRGLTVGFYESLARRRLIVLSLVAILGALALGQALLRIGVAAVALPLGLVFVAAVIWKPRLGLFTAITLVLLFEMGSPDVLMEPGRYINYGLQSSLGISGFIASPLELLLILTFVVWLVKGLVNHTLDYRGGDLGWPVAAFFLAVLLGLLRGAGGGGDLYVAFWEARSLLYVGATYMLAANLIRTRRHVALLLGVFLVANGLFALEGAYRYLILIRTGLLDIPQEFLFAHEVVIFLGVLVLQAILQLVVGGTLWMRLLGIMLGPIGLFTLFATQRRAGYIALALAFLLMTLPWLVRHRKAVLLILLPSVVAGAIYLPVFWNNTGFLGQPARAVRSLYAPDERDASSNQYRDLEEINVRETIRSDPFLGVGFGREFLFVVPLPDLSWWPFWKFQPHHNILWVWLKVGGPGFAVFWMLMFGALAIAGSRALTLRDRTLVSFAYLAIASIVTTLIFCYVDLGLTNGRVTVFLGVVLGALSALKAIDIAEHGAYGPAPVAAQAPTEEPAPRPWSRAYQEAEAERVAARAAAREAAAAATTRRTSVEC
- a CDS encoding CpsD/CapB family tyrosine-protein kinase, with translation MTDGGLVQPGSGGASGSGAPRKPIFPEAEELFRGIYTRAGLTAPGIIAVTSAIAGEGKTTVALGLAVMVAQDFPERRVLLVEADLRAPVLATDFEVEPQPGLSEALEGIYPVGLGYRETFLPNLRLLPAGEPTPNPSRLLRSSRFAGVLAATRRNHDLVILDAPALLVTSDAALVTDQADGVVLVVRSGVTPSPIVNRALEMVDSERLRGVVLNGAQSAVPGWIRRIFGL